In the genome of candidate division KSB1 bacterium, the window GTCATGGCCGCGTTCACGCCTGCGCTGTACAAGGCGCTGGGCATTTTCGTGCCACTCATCGTGGTCAACTGCATCATTTTGGGGCGCGCAGAGGCGTTCGCCGGCAAGAACTCCGTGGGCTTGTCCCTGCTGGACGGAATTGGCATGGGACTGGGCTTCACCTTTGGCCTCTTGTCACTGGCCATCATCCGCGAACTGTTGGGGGCGGGCACAATCATGGGACACCCGCTCTTCGGCGAGCGCTTTGAGCCGGTGCTCCTGATGATCATGGCGCCGGGAGGTTTTCTCACCGTCGGGTACCTGCTGGGTTTGTTCAACTGGATCGATCGCAAGCGGGCAAGGTCCTGAAGGCCGCACGAACCGAAGCAAGAGAAGGTCACCTATGGACGTTCGGAGCCTACTGATTATCGCTGTCGGCGCAATCTTCATCAACAACTTCGTGCTGATGCGCTTCCTCGGCATCTGTCCCTACATCGGCGTGTCCAAGTCCTTGGATTCGGCCGTGGGCATGGGGAGCGCGGTGATATTCGTGATGACCCTGGCGTCGGTGGT includes:
- a CDS encoding electron transport complex subunit E; this encodes MSARRELVKGIYEQNPVFRQVLGLCPTLAVSTSIENAIGMGAAATFVLCCSNVIISLIRRGVPPKIRIPIYIVVIATFVTIVDMVMAAFTPALYKALGIFVPLIVVNCIILGRAEAFAGKNSVGLSLLDGIGMGLGFTFGLLSLAIIRELLGAGTIMGHPLFGERFEPVLLMIMAPGGFLTVGYLLGLFNWIDRKRARS